In Rattus rattus isolate New Zealand chromosome 9, Rrattus_CSIRO_v1, whole genome shotgun sequence, a genomic segment contains:
- the LOC116908543 gene encoding schlafen family member 12-like isoform X2 codes for MGISVDLEAEYAKLGLNLGAITLGEDRRKMKNSHLRKKENENISLAVCALLNSGGGAIKVKIENENYSLTRDGLGLDLETSLCRCLPFVQWYLDFTESKGYIYIYVKAWSQEIFGLPIGTLSTNLYVRIVSSSVQVSADAALQFLQDLEETGGRPCVRPELPARKACPGVEGECHQEDVAAAFFNKTEFQYEETFFFTRSRYVEVTSLSVKRLRKRIREILPRTVSAFANTDGGYLFIGLDGKKQQIIGFEAEKSDLVHLESEIEKCIRQLPVTHFCEEKEKIKYTCKFMEVHKPGAACSYVCALRVERFCCAVFAAEPDSWHVEDSYVKRFAAEEWVRLQMGSREAWKR; via the coding sequence ATGGGCATCAGCGTTGACCTGGAAGCTGAGTATGCTAAGCTGGGTCTAAATCTAGGAGCAATCACACTTGGAGAGGataggaggaaaatgaagaactCTCACCTCAGGAAAAAGGAGAATGAGAACATCTCTCTGGCTGTGTGTGCTCTCCTGAATTCAGGAGGTGGAGCAATCAAGGTTAAAATCgaaaatgaaaattatagtcTCACTAGGGATGGCCTGGGACTAGATTTGGAAACCTCTCTTTGTAGATGTCTCCCGTTTGTCCAGTGGTACCTGGACTTCACTGAGAGCAAAGGCTACATTTATATCTACGTGAAAGCATGGAGTCAGGAAATCTTTGGGCTGCCGATTGGCACCCTGAGCACCAATTTGTACGTAAGGATCGTTTCATCCTCCGTACAAGTGAGCGCTGATGCTGCGCTACAATTTCTCCAGGACCTGGAGGAAACTGGAGGGAGACCCTGTGTCAGACCAGAGTTGCCTGCAAGGAAAGCCTGCCCTGGCGTGGAAGGAGAATGTCACCAGGAGGATGTGGCTGCTGCATTTTTTAACAAGACCGAATTTCAGTATGAGGAAACTTTCTTCTTTACCAGGTCCAGGTATGTTGAAGTTACATCACTTTCAGTGAAACGCCTGCGAAAACGCATCAGAGAGATCCTCCCTCGAACTGTTTCTGCATTCGCAAACACGGATGGGGGATATTTGTTCATTGGCTTGGATGGGAAAAAACAGCAAATTATTGGCTTTGAAGCAGAGAAGAGCGACCTTGTGCATCTAGAGAGTGAAATAGAAAAGTGCATCCGACAGCTGCCTGTCACTCACTTctgtgaggagaaggagaaaatcaaGTACACGTGCAAATTCATGGAAGTGCACAAACCCGGAGCTGCGTGTTCATACGTGTGTGCGCTCCGAGTGGAGAGATTCTGCTGTGCAGTGTTCGCTGCAGAGCCGGATTCCTGGCACGTGGAGGACAGCTATGTGAAGAGGTTTGCGGCAGAGGAATGGGTTAGGCTCCAGATGGGTTCCAGGGAAGCTTGGAAAAGGTGA
- the LOC116908543 gene encoding schlafen family member 12-like isoform X1, which translates to MGAGLHAAEQDNHRAHRKGTGQQNAKAAGKMGISVDLEAEYAKLGLNLGAITLGEDRRKMKNSHLRKKENENISLAVCALLNSGGGAIKVKIENENYSLTRDGLGLDLETSLCRCLPFVQWYLDFTESKGYIYIYVKAWSQEIFGLPIGTLSTNLYVRIVSSSVQVSADAALQFLQDLEETGGRPCVRPELPARKACPGVEGECHQEDVAAAFFNKTEFQYEETFFFTRSRYVEVTSLSVKRLRKRIREILPRTVSAFANTDGGYLFIGLDGKKQQIIGFEAEKSDLVHLESEIEKCIRQLPVTHFCEEKEKIKYTCKFMEVHKPGAACSYVCALRVERFCCAVFAAEPDSWHVEDSYVKRFAAEEWVRLQMGSREAWKR; encoded by the coding sequence GAAGGGCACTGGGCAGCAAAATGCAAAAGCTGCTGGGAAAATGGGCATCAGCGTTGACCTGGAAGCTGAGTATGCTAAGCTGGGTCTAAATCTAGGAGCAATCACACTTGGAGAGGataggaggaaaatgaagaactCTCACCTCAGGAAAAAGGAGAATGAGAACATCTCTCTGGCTGTGTGTGCTCTCCTGAATTCAGGAGGTGGAGCAATCAAGGTTAAAATCgaaaatgaaaattatagtcTCACTAGGGATGGCCTGGGACTAGATTTGGAAACCTCTCTTTGTAGATGTCTCCCGTTTGTCCAGTGGTACCTGGACTTCACTGAGAGCAAAGGCTACATTTATATCTACGTGAAAGCATGGAGTCAGGAAATCTTTGGGCTGCCGATTGGCACCCTGAGCACCAATTTGTACGTAAGGATCGTTTCATCCTCCGTACAAGTGAGCGCTGATGCTGCGCTACAATTTCTCCAGGACCTGGAGGAAACTGGAGGGAGACCCTGTGTCAGACCAGAGTTGCCTGCAAGGAAAGCCTGCCCTGGCGTGGAAGGAGAATGTCACCAGGAGGATGTGGCTGCTGCATTTTTTAACAAGACCGAATTTCAGTATGAGGAAACTTTCTTCTTTACCAGGTCCAGGTATGTTGAAGTTACATCACTTTCAGTGAAACGCCTGCGAAAACGCATCAGAGAGATCCTCCCTCGAACTGTTTCTGCATTCGCAAACACGGATGGGGGATATTTGTTCATTGGCTTGGATGGGAAAAAACAGCAAATTATTGGCTTTGAAGCAGAGAAGAGCGACCTTGTGCATCTAGAGAGTGAAATAGAAAAGTGCATCCGACAGCTGCCTGTCACTCACTTctgtgaggagaaggagaaaatcaaGTACACGTGCAAATTCATGGAAGTGCACAAACCCGGAGCTGCGTGTTCATACGTGTGTGCGCTCCGAGTGGAGAGATTCTGCTGTGCAGTGTTCGCTGCAGAGCCGGATTCCTGGCACGTGGAGGACAGCTATGTGAAGAGGTTTGCGGCAGAGGAATGGGTTAGGCTCCAGATGGGTTCCAGGGAAGCTTGGAAAAGGTGA